A region of Thermovibrio ammonificans HB-1 DNA encodes the following proteins:
- a CDS encoding EscU/YscU/HrcU family type III secretion system export apparatus switch protein, protein MERKKAAALKYERGKMRAPRVVAKGEGVVAEKIVEIARRSGVPVLQNRGLVEFLLQVDLGAEIPPELYRAVAELLAYVYRVTGKGPKGREAP, encoded by the coding sequence ATGGAGAGGAAGAAGGCGGCCGCTTTAAAGTACGAAAGGGGTAAGATGCGCGCCCCCAGGGTTGTTGCAAAGGGCGAGGGGGTTGTTGCCGAAAAGATTGTAGAGATTGCCAGGCGAAGCGGCGTTCCCGTTCTTCAGAACAGGGGGCTTGTGGAGTTCCTCCTGCAGGTTGACCTGGGAGCGGAGATTCCTCCGGAGCTCTACAGGGCGGTGGCCGAGCTCCTTGCCTACGTTTATAGGGTTACGGGGAAGGGCCCTAAAGGCCGAGAAGCTCCTTAA
- a CDS encoding Rqc2 family fibronectin-binding protein encodes MDYLFIEKLSGELNRLLRKGKIREVRVEGNLVSVGVGKLWLNLYFGNPNAAFVSEEPKAKRGTRKLPVEGSFIKSVNLPTTDRVLEIELVKLSLSGQPTVSYLVIELTGKNANFFVLNGERRIIYQLKEVKSSVRPLKPGELYQLPPNDKKPFEELKFGEVTPKGVEKKLYKFVAGLSPLNAKEIAHIFKETKKLTVAYATFMEKHAKSDKSYLYYQNGKPKFMTTFRYGSLEGLPFKEFSGHNPYSDCWRTFFEEAVEERELENLKREILKRLAKREKALREELREYENPEKIEAEALKAKKLGELLKYNLHLVKPGSRKAHVTDYETGETVTVELDPALSPRQNLENYFKKYRKLSRKLQRAKETAQKLKTELLLVSLLKERVEKAENREELLLLEQPQKEKSSKGLPIAAYTLPSGRKLLVGKNSSGNELLLRLASPHDYWFHAREVPGSHVILKVERGKEPSEEELLTAASAAAYFSKGRESGKVKVDFTKVKYVRKPPGTRKGFVTYKNETTVTVTPEKFEREVLKGKAPEGGRN; translated from the coding sequence ATGGACTACCTCTTCATAGAGAAGCTCTCCGGGGAGCTCAACAGGCTCCTGCGGAAGGGGAAAATCAGAGAGGTAAGGGTAGAGGGGAACCTGGTTTCCGTAGGGGTGGGGAAGCTCTGGCTGAACCTGTACTTTGGGAACCCGAACGCAGCCTTTGTATCTGAAGAACCCAAAGCCAAAAGGGGAACCAGAAAGCTCCCGGTAGAGGGGAGCTTCATCAAAAGCGTAAACCTCCCAACAACAGACCGGGTGCTGGAAATCGAGCTGGTTAAACTCTCTCTGTCGGGGCAGCCCACAGTCAGCTACCTGGTTATAGAGCTCACGGGGAAAAACGCCAACTTCTTCGTTCTGAACGGGGAGAGGAGAATTATCTACCAGCTCAAGGAAGTTAAAAGCAGCGTCCGCCCACTCAAACCGGGAGAGCTCTACCAGCTCCCCCCCAACGATAAAAAGCCCTTTGAGGAGCTGAAGTTCGGAGAGGTTACCCCCAAAGGGGTGGAGAAGAAGCTCTACAAGTTCGTTGCAGGCCTTTCACCCCTTAACGCAAAGGAGATTGCCCACATCTTCAAAGAGACAAAAAAGCTGACAGTAGCCTACGCCACCTTTATGGAAAAGCACGCAAAAAGCGACAAGAGCTACCTCTACTACCAAAACGGCAAACCCAAGTTCATGACAACCTTCCGGTACGGCTCACTCGAAGGGCTGCCGTTTAAGGAGTTTTCGGGCCATAATCCCTATAGCGACTGCTGGAGAACCTTCTTCGAAGAGGCAGTAGAGGAGAGGGAACTCGAGAACCTAAAGCGGGAAATCCTGAAAAGGCTTGCCAAAAGGGAGAAAGCGCTCAGAGAAGAGCTGCGGGAGTATGAAAACCCGGAGAAAATAGAGGCAGAAGCACTAAAGGCAAAAAAACTGGGCGAGCTACTAAAGTACAACCTCCACCTTGTAAAGCCGGGAAGCCGGAAAGCCCACGTAACAGACTACGAAACCGGAGAAACGGTAACAGTTGAACTCGACCCGGCCCTGAGCCCGAGGCAGAACCTTGAAAACTACTTCAAAAAGTACAGGAAACTCTCCAGGAAGCTCCAAAGGGCAAAGGAAACGGCTCAGAAGCTCAAAACGGAGCTCCTCCTTGTAAGCCTACTCAAAGAGAGGGTAGAGAAAGCAGAAAACAGAGAGGAGCTACTGCTCCTTGAACAGCCCCAAAAAGAAAAGAGTAGCAAAGGGCTACCCATAGCCGCATATACCCTACCTTCGGGCAGGAAGCTGCTCGTCGGCAAAAACAGCAGCGGCAACGAGCTACTGCTGAGGCTCGCCTCCCCCCACGACTACTGGTTCCACGCAAGGGAGGTTCCGGGCTCCCACGTTATTCTAAAAGTTGAAAGGGGAAAAGAGCCTTCGGAGGAAGAGCTTCTAACCGCAGCCTCCGCAGCGGCATACTTCAGCAAAGGTAGGGAATCGGGCAAAGTTAAGGTGGACTTTACAAAGGTAAAGTACGTCAGAAAACCGCCGGGAACAAGAAAGGGATTCGTTACCTACAAAAACGAAACAACGGTTACCGTAACTCCGGAGAAGTTCGAAAGGGAGGTTCTAAAGGGGAAAGCCCCCGAAGGGGGCCGCAATTAG
- the gltX gene encoding glutamate--tRNA ligase, with translation MSVRVRFAPSPTGFMHVGNARTALFNYLFARHNNGTFILRIEDTDTERHSEEAVKVIYEALKWMGLDWDEGPDRGGPYGPYRQSERLNIYKEFIEKLKEKGLVYECYCTQEELEQMRKEQLERGEPPRYTGKCRHLTEAEKEKLRAEGRKPVLRFKVPEDRVVKFKDLVKGEIEINSRQLGGDFVIVRSNGMPVYNFVVVVDDALMKITHVIRGEDHISNTPKQLLLYEALGFEAPQFAHLPMILGSDRSKLSKRHGSTSVKEFREKGYLPEAFTNFLALLGWYPKDGKEILSMEELIERFDIKDVNSAPAVFDTTKLNWMNQVYIRNYPIEKLTELVIPYLEKAGFNLSEFDKQWLQKVVEVTREYFTVLADAPEYMEVFLKDQFEVEPEAKKFIEESPDRLRVIELFYEKVKELQEELTSETFKKLVKEIGKELGVKGKNLFMPVRIGLTGRTSGVELPVLVELLGKERVLRRLENSLSQLK, from the coding sequence ATGAGCGTCAGAGTGAGGTTTGCACCGAGCCCAACCGGCTTCATGCACGTAGGGAACGCAAGGACGGCCCTTTTTAACTACCTGTTTGCAAGGCACAACAACGGCACATTTATCCTCAGAATAGAGGACACAGACACGGAAAGGCACAGCGAAGAGGCCGTTAAAGTAATCTACGAAGCCCTGAAGTGGATGGGCCTCGACTGGGACGAAGGCCCCGACAGAGGCGGCCCGTACGGCCCCTACAGGCAGTCCGAAAGGCTCAACATCTACAAAGAGTTCATAGAGAAGCTGAAGGAGAAAGGGCTCGTTTACGAGTGCTACTGCACCCAGGAAGAGCTTGAGCAAATGAGGAAAGAGCAGCTGGAGAGGGGAGAGCCGCCCCGCTACACGGGGAAGTGCCGCCACCTTACCGAAGCCGAGAAGGAGAAGCTGAGAGCCGAGGGGAGAAAGCCCGTTTTAAGGTTCAAAGTCCCCGAAGACAGGGTAGTAAAGTTTAAAGACCTCGTTAAAGGGGAAATCGAGATAAACAGCAGGCAGCTGGGAGGGGACTTTGTAATCGTTCGCTCCAACGGAATGCCCGTTTACAACTTTGTGGTGGTTGTAGACGACGCCCTGATGAAAATTACCCACGTTATAAGGGGAGAGGACCACATATCAAACACACCCAAGCAACTGCTTCTCTACGAGGCCCTCGGGTTTGAAGCTCCTCAGTTTGCCCACCTGCCGATGATACTGGGAAGCGACAGGAGCAAACTCTCAAAGAGACACGGCTCAACCTCGGTAAAGGAGTTTAGAGAGAAAGGCTACCTACCAGAAGCCTTTACGAACTTCCTTGCGCTGCTGGGCTGGTACCCCAAAGACGGCAAAGAAATACTCTCCATGGAGGAGCTGATAGAGCGGTTCGACATAAAAGACGTTAACAGCGCTCCCGCCGTGTTCGACACCACAAAGCTCAACTGGATGAACCAGGTCTACATAAGGAACTACCCGATAGAGAAGCTCACAGAACTCGTGATTCCCTACCTCGAAAAGGCAGGCTTTAACCTGTCGGAGTTCGACAAACAGTGGCTCCAGAAGGTAGTGGAGGTAACCAGGGAGTACTTCACGGTCCTTGCCGACGCCCCCGAGTACATGGAGGTGTTCCTCAAGGACCAATTTGAAGTTGAACCGGAGGCCAAAAAGTTCATAGAGGAGAGCCCCGATAGACTCAGAGTTATTGAGCTCTTCTACGAAAAAGTGAAAGAGCTCCAAGAAGAACTAACGTCGGAAACCTTCAAGAAACTGGTTAAAGAAATAGGGAAAGAGCTCGGCGTTAAGGGTAAGAACCTTTTTATGCCGGTAAGAATCGGCCTAACGGGAAGAACAAGCGGAGTTGAGCTTCCGGTCCTCGTAGAGCTACTGGGGAAAGAGAGAGTCCTCAGAAGGCTCGAAAACAGCCTCTCGCAGCTTAAATAA
- the hfq gene encoding RNA chaperone Hfq — protein sequence MNLQDTYLNRLRKERIPVNVFLVKGTRLQGVITFFDQFTLLLENGGTQQLVYKHSIATIVPSRPVKNLFTEQQESDNG from the coding sequence ATGAACCTGCAGGACACCTACCTCAACAGGCTGAGGAAGGAGCGAATTCCGGTAAACGTATTCTTAGTGAAGGGAACGCGGCTTCAGGGAGTTATAACCTTTTTCGACCAGTTCACGCTCCTTTTAGAGAACGGCGGAACCCAACAGCTGGTCTATAAACACTCAATAGCGACAATAGTGCCCTCAAGGCCTGTTAAGAACCTCTTTACAGAACAGCAGGAGAGCGATAATGGCTAA
- the cydB gene encoding cytochrome d ubiquinol oxidase subunit II: MHFDLQTIWAILVTILVAGYVVTDGFDLGVGILHPFVAKTDIERRVNINAIGPVWDGNEVWFITAGGAAFAAFPELYAALFSSLYIALFVVLLALIYRAVSFEFRSKEESEGWRKFWDQSIFWSSLIVALLIGVAIGNILAGLPIINSHIKGDILHGFVYAEKFPMSFINLVNPFVFHGLFGLLVGVTTVLFIIMHGVSWLLWKTEGSIAERARSIGLKVWLPFVIMYVICTGLAYTISFKVKNPELAKKYLELPPDMFQQIASMLDSNGVLHHALFRFPVIEIALIVLAALCAVGWLIAVKNANGASAFLFSTLTFLFAGFAVMFGAYPLAVPSSIALEHSITIYNGASSHLTLTVMLIAAIIFTPIVIAYQAWVYKMFLFKISPESIKREIEEAAEH, translated from the coding sequence ATGCACTTTGACTTGCAGACTATCTGGGCGATTCTGGTTACGATACTGGTCGCCGGTTACGTTGTTACAGACGGTTTTGACCTGGGGGTGGGTATTCTTCACCCCTTCGTTGCCAAAACCGATATAGAGAGAAGGGTTAACATCAACGCAATCGGTCCCGTTTGGGACGGTAACGAGGTTTGGTTCATCACTGCCGGTGGTGCGGCCTTTGCCGCTTTCCCCGAGCTCTACGCTGCTCTGTTTAGCTCCCTTTACATTGCCCTCTTTGTGGTTCTCCTTGCCCTTATCTACAGGGCGGTCTCCTTTGAGTTCAGGAGTAAGGAGGAGAGCGAGGGCTGGAGGAAGTTCTGGGACCAGAGCATCTTCTGGTCTTCTTTAATCGTTGCCCTTCTTATAGGTGTTGCCATCGGTAACATCCTTGCAGGTCTTCCGATTATCAACTCTCATATTAAGGGAGACATCCTTCACGGCTTTGTCTACGCCGAGAAGTTTCCCATGAGCTTCATCAACCTGGTTAACCCCTTCGTATTCCACGGCCTCTTCGGTCTTCTCGTTGGTGTGACAACCGTTCTTTTCATCATCATGCACGGTGTTTCCTGGCTTCTGTGGAAAACCGAAGGCTCCATCGCCGAGAGGGCAAGGAGCATCGGTCTTAAGGTTTGGCTGCCCTTCGTGATTATGTACGTTATCTGTACAGGTCTTGCCTACACAATCTCCTTTAAGGTTAAGAACCCCGAGCTTGCCAAGAAGTACCTTGAGCTTCCGCCCGATATGTTCCAGCAGATAGCCTCTATGCTCGACTCTAACGGTGTTCTCCACCACGCTCTCTTCAGGTTCCCCGTTATCGAGATAGCTCTCATAGTTCTTGCCGCCCTCTGTGCGGTAGGCTGGCTCATTGCCGTTAAGAACGCCAACGGTGCATCTGCCTTCCTCTTCTCTACTCTCACGTTCCTCTTTGCTGGCTTTGCCGTAATGTTTGGTGCCTACCCGCTTGCAGTGCCTTCCAGCATTGCCCTTGAGCACTCCATTACCATCTACAACGGTGCCTCCAGCCACCTGACCCTTACGGTTATGTTGATTGCTGCGATTATCTTCACTCCCATCGTTATCGCTTACCAGGCATGGGTTTACAAGATGTTCCTCTTCAAAATCTCCCCCGAGTCTATTAAGAGGGAGATTGAAGAGGCCGCAGAACACTAA
- a CDS encoding amino acid--tRNA ligase-related protein yields the protein MIEILIKRAKALEAVRRFFSSRSFVEVETPNLVPYKNPDDNVENVRATFSDWRGRRFDWYLHTSPEFFMKRLLWHGMERIFQVCKVYRDGETGPLHSVEFTMVEWYRVGADYRAGMEETLSLINEVAKALGASPFSEPVYLTVEEAYKEFAGVELSNRELVAERFGSGSFEEAFFRLLVEKVEPALSGFDSPVVLYDYPEEFSAVAKVEGGTARRFEVYLKGVEIANGYTELTTYSEYKRVFSKKGGAEDYGLLKLLEERPLPPCEGVALGFDRLVMVLTGSSCLKEVMPFSTLSLLEELPSSQ from the coding sequence GTGATAGAGATTCTAATAAAAAGGGCAAAGGCCTTAGAGGCGGTTAGACGTTTTTTCTCTTCCCGCTCCTTTGTAGAGGTGGAGACCCCCAACTTGGTGCCCTATAAAAATCCGGACGACAACGTTGAGAACGTGAGGGCAACCTTCTCCGACTGGCGGGGCAGGCGTTTTGACTGGTACCTTCACACCTCTCCCGAGTTTTTCATGAAGAGGCTTCTGTGGCACGGAATGGAGCGGATTTTTCAGGTGTGTAAGGTTTACCGAGACGGCGAAACCGGTCCTCTGCACTCTGTTGAGTTTACCATGGTTGAGTGGTATAGGGTCGGGGCAGATTACAGGGCCGGTATGGAGGAGACTCTCTCTTTAATAAATGAGGTAGCAAAGGCCCTGGGAGCTTCTCCTTTCTCCGAGCCCGTTTACTTAACCGTAGAGGAGGCCTATAAGGAGTTTGCCGGAGTAGAGCTTTCAAACCGGGAGCTTGTAGCTGAGAGGTTCGGCTCGGGGAGTTTTGAGGAGGCCTTTTTCAGGTTGCTTGTAGAGAAGGTAGAACCGGCCCTCTCAGGCTTTGACTCTCCCGTTGTTCTTTACGATTACCCCGAGGAGTTCTCGGCCGTTGCGAAGGTTGAAGGCGGCACTGCCCGGAGGTTTGAGGTTTACCTTAAGGGGGTTGAGATTGCCAACGGCTACACGGAGCTGACAACCTACTCCGAGTATAAGCGGGTCTTTTCCAAAAAGGGTGGGGCCGAGGATTACGGCCTTTTGAAGCTCCTTGAAGAGAGACCCCTGCCTCCCTGTGAAGGGGTGGCTTTGGGGTTTGACAGGCTCGTTATGGTTCTGACGGGAAGCTCTTGCTTAAAAGAGGTAATGCCCTTTTCTACTCTCTCCCTTCTTGAGGAGCTTCCCAGTTCTCAATGA
- a CDS encoding cytochrome ubiquinol oxidase subunit I yields the protein MDFVLLVSRLQFAMTAFFHFVFVPLTLGLSTLSAIMLTLHYATGKEIYRDMAKFWAKLFAINFALGVATGLVHEFEFGMNWSVYSRFVGDIFGAPLAIEGLLAFFMESTFMGVFLFGWDKVPKAVHLLAAWLSSIGSNLSALWILVANGWMQHPVGAKVEMAAAGKRAVMSDWWAVVFNPVADVKFWHTATAGMILASVFVLSVSAYHLLRKQHVEFFKKSAYIALIFGFIASVGEIIIGDIHAHEVAKTQPTKLAAMEALWDTKQGANVLLFAWADQKAQKNVVEIPLPIPGLLSFLATHDFNGKLLGAKDLQKMFEAKFGPGEYIPPVNFVFWAFHIMVYLGFFFVLLFLVGLIKYKDLENSPGFLKLALYSLPLPYIACWLGWATAEVGRQPWIVYPLTDDYGKILLPDIGLKTAQAVSPLTSVEVIITYILFAVTFTGLAIADFYLLSKFATKGPEKEAELY from the coding sequence ATGGACTTCGTACTACTGGTATCGCGATTGCAGTTCGCGATGACAGCCTTCTTCCACTTCGTGTTCGTTCCGCTTACACTGGGGCTGTCTACGCTTTCTGCAATCATGCTTACGCTCCACTACGCTACCGGTAAAGAGATTTACCGGGACATGGCAAAGTTCTGGGCGAAGCTCTTTGCCATTAACTTCGCCCTCGGAGTTGCTACCGGTCTTGTTCACGAGTTTGAGTTCGGTATGAACTGGTCGGTCTACTCCAGGTTCGTAGGTGACATCTTCGGTGCACCCCTTGCCATTGAGGGACTCCTTGCCTTCTTCATGGAGTCTACCTTTATGGGTGTTTTCCTCTTCGGTTGGGACAAGGTGCCAAAGGCAGTTCACCTTCTTGCAGCTTGGCTCTCATCTATCGGTTCTAACCTCTCTGCCCTCTGGATTCTCGTTGCAAACGGCTGGATGCAGCACCCGGTTGGCGCCAAGGTTGAGATGGCAGCTGCCGGAAAGAGGGCCGTAATGAGCGACTGGTGGGCTGTTGTCTTCAACCCTGTTGCCGACGTTAAGTTCTGGCACACCGCTACTGCTGGAATGATTCTCGCATCCGTCTTTGTTCTCTCCGTTAGTGCTTACCACCTTCTCAGGAAGCAGCACGTTGAGTTCTTTAAAAAGTCTGCTTACATCGCCCTTATCTTCGGTTTTATAGCTTCCGTCGGCGAGATTATCATCGGTGACATCCACGCTCACGAAGTTGCCAAGACCCAGCCGACAAAGCTCGCAGCTATGGAGGCTCTTTGGGATACTAAGCAGGGTGCCAACGTTCTCCTCTTTGCCTGGGCCGACCAGAAGGCTCAGAAAAACGTAGTTGAGATACCCCTTCCGATTCCCGGACTCCTCAGCTTCCTTGCAACCCACGACTTTAACGGTAAGCTCCTCGGAGCCAAAGACCTCCAGAAGATGTTTGAGGCCAAGTTCGGCCCCGGAGAGTACATTCCTCCCGTTAACTTTGTCTTCTGGGCGTTCCACATTATGGTTTACCTCGGTTTCTTCTTCGTTCTGCTGTTCCTCGTAGGTCTTATCAAGTACAAAGACCTCGAAAACTCCCCCGGCTTCCTCAAGCTTGCACTCTACTCCCTGCCTCTTCCGTACATTGCCTGCTGGCTCGGTTGGGCAACGGCTGAGGTCGGAAGGCAGCCTTGGATTGTCTACCCGCTTACAGATGACTACGGTAAGATTCTCCTTCCCGACATCGGCCTTAAAACTGCCCAGGCCGTTTCTCCCCTCACAAGCGTTGAGGTTATCATCACTTACATCCTCTTCGCAGTAACCTTTACAGGCCTTGCTATTGCAGACTTCTACCTGCTTTCCAAGTTTGCTACAAAAGGCCCAGAGAAAGAAGCAGAACTCTACTAA
- the miaA gene encoding tRNA (adenosine(37)-N6)-dimethylallyltransferase MiaA, which yields MKKKPLIVITGPTATGKTDFSLKLAREVGGEVISADSMQVYKGLDVGTDKVSKAVREEIPHHLIDVVEPTEKFSVADFVREADRAVEEIWKRGKYPIVVGGTGLYIKALLYGLPQTPPSDPALREELKRVPTEELFKEALKVCPEYAEKVGPNDRKRLIRAVEVFRLTGKPITAFKQWSDTPRYPFLGYFLFRNRDELYKRIENRVEDQVRRGLLEEAKWLLSLGEDLTALQALGYKEMAGFLQGKASLEEAKRLLKRRTKEFAKRQFTWFRKEKGFKWVNLSEISEEELLEIIKRELKKVDTNSEV from the coding sequence ATGAAGAAAAAACCCTTGATAGTAATAACAGGACCAACGGCAACGGGAAAAACCGACTTCTCCCTCAAACTGGCAAGGGAAGTGGGAGGAGAGGTAATCTCTGCCGACTCCATGCAGGTTTACAAGGGGCTCGACGTAGGAACCGACAAAGTCTCCAAAGCGGTAAGGGAGGAGATTCCCCACCACCTCATAGACGTTGTAGAGCCTACCGAGAAGTTCTCGGTGGCCGACTTTGTAAGGGAGGCCGACCGGGCAGTAGAGGAGATTTGGAAGAGGGGAAAATACCCGATAGTTGTGGGAGGAACCGGCCTCTACATAAAGGCACTACTTTACGGCCTTCCCCAAACTCCCCCCTCCGACCCCGCCCTGAGGGAGGAGCTGAAAAGAGTCCCCACGGAGGAGCTCTTTAAAGAGGCCCTCAAAGTCTGTCCCGAGTACGCCGAGAAAGTGGGTCCCAACGACAGGAAAAGGCTCATAAGGGCCGTTGAGGTTTTTAGGCTCACAGGCAAACCGATAACGGCCTTCAAACAGTGGAGCGACACCCCCAGGTATCCGTTCTTAGGCTACTTCCTATTCAGGAACAGAGATGAGCTCTACAAACGCATAGAGAACAGAGTTGAAGACCAGGTAAGGAGGGGGCTCTTAGAGGAGGCAAAGTGGCTCCTCTCCCTCGGCGAGGACTTAACGGCCCTTCAGGCCCTTGGCTATAAAGAGATGGCAGGGTTCCTGCAGGGGAAAGCCTCCCTTGAAGAGGCAAAAAGGCTCCTTAAACGCAGGACCAAGGAGTTTGCCAAGCGCCAGTTCACCTGGTTCAGGAAGGAAAAGGGGTTCAAGTGGGTAAACCTCTCCGAAATCTCCGAAGAGGAGCTTTTAGAAATCATCAAACGGGAGCTTAAGAAAGTTGACACAAACAGCGAAGTATAG
- a CDS encoding flagellar biosynthesis anti-sigma factor FlgM: MRIESLSSELMKLLAGKSSSVRSGKVKRAGASESSEVEVSVEITAEISGLKPEPVSKEKVEAIKRAIAEGRYPIKPEAISEAIVKELLGL, encoded by the coding sequence TTGAGGATAGAGAGCCTCTCTTCCGAACTGATGAAGCTCCTTGCCGGAAAGAGCTCAAGCGTGCGCTCCGGCAAGGTAAAGAGGGCCGGAGCTTCCGAAAGCTCCGAAGTTGAAGTCTCCGTTGAGATAACGGCAGAGATATCGGGCCTCAAGCCTGAGCCCGTGTCCAAGGAGAAGGTAGAGGCCATAAAGCGGGCAATTGCAGAGGGCAGGTATCCGATAAAGCCCGAGGCCATCTCCGAAGCAATCGTTAAGGAGCTTCTCGGCCTTTAG
- a CDS encoding UbiX family flavin prenyltransferase encodes MTKRVVVGITGASGSIYGKRCVEVLVANGYSVELIFSETGKRVFLFETGQSPQEFVASLPKEQVKLYEPTDLFAPPSSGSHPVKGMLVAPCSAGTLGHIANGVADNLIHRAADVTLKEGRPLVLLFRETPINRVHAQNILKAIEAGAKVVPASPAFYHRPKTVEELVDFVVERALRALLNEEFGLIENWEAPQEGRE; translated from the coding sequence GTGACCAAAAGGGTAGTTGTGGGAATAACCGGAGCAAGCGGAAGCATCTACGGGAAAAGGTGCGTAGAGGTCTTAGTCGCAAACGGATACAGCGTAGAGCTCATCTTCTCTGAAACGGGCAAGAGAGTATTCCTCTTTGAAACCGGCCAGAGCCCGCAGGAATTCGTTGCAAGCCTTCCGAAAGAGCAGGTTAAGCTCTACGAGCCTACAGACCTCTTTGCACCGCCCTCCAGCGGCAGTCACCCGGTAAAGGGGATGCTTGTAGCTCCCTGCTCGGCGGGAACACTGGGCCACATAGCAAACGGCGTTGCCGACAACCTCATCCACAGGGCCGCAGACGTAACCCTCAAAGAGGGAAGGCCCCTGGTACTGCTGTTCAGAGAAACCCCTATAAACAGGGTTCACGCCCAGAACATCCTAAAGGCAATAGAGGCGGGAGCCAAAGTTGTTCCGGCCTCTCCGGCTTTCTACCACAGGCCGAAAACGGTAGAAGAGCTCGTTGACTTCGTTGTTGAACGCGCACTCAGAGCCCTGCTGAACGAGGAGTTTGGGCTCATTGAGAACTGGGAAGCTCCTCAAGAAGGGAGAGAGTAG
- a CDS encoding metallophosphoesterase family protein — translation MKIGIVSDIHGNIHALKAVEEALNRQGVEEVWSLGDTIGYGAFPSECVSWVRENCSKAVLGNHELAALGFVEPEELNDVAAKAVRWSRERLSREDIAYLRSLPLHDTAYGCRLVHDTPAAPGSMEYILDKGSAYRALLSLKEKVCLFGHTHIPVAYRLLGSAVDKLSLPIVLIRGGRYLINPGSVGQPRDRDPRASFGVLDLEENAFYLHRIEYNVKEAARAILNAGLPEFLAARLLLGV, via the coding sequence TTGAAAATAGGAATAGTATCCGACATCCACGGAAACATCCACGCCCTTAAAGCAGTTGAAGAGGCCCTCAACAGACAGGGGGTGGAAGAGGTTTGGTCCCTGGGAGACACAATAGGTTACGGGGCCTTCCCCTCCGAATGTGTCTCGTGGGTGAGGGAGAACTGCTCAAAGGCAGTGCTCGGGAACCACGAGCTTGCAGCTTTGGGATTCGTAGAGCCGGAAGAGCTCAACGATGTAGCGGCAAAAGCCGTTAGGTGGAGCAGGGAGAGGCTCTCCCGGGAAGATATAGCTTACCTGCGCTCCCTCCCTCTTCACGACACGGCCTACGGATGCCGGCTGGTCCACGACACCCCTGCAGCCCCGGGAAGCATGGAGTACATCCTCGATAAGGGAAGCGCTTACAGGGCCTTGCTCTCCTTAAAGGAAAAGGTCTGCCTCTTCGGCCACACCCACATACCGGTTGCCTACAGGCTCCTGGGCTCCGCGGTAGATAAACTCTCCCTGCCGATAGTTCTGATAAGGGGAGGGAGATACCTCATAAACCCGGGAAGCGTTGGCCAGCCCAGAGACAGAGACCCGAGGGCCTCCTTCGGAGTTTTAGACCTTGAGGAGAACGCCTTTTACCTCCATAGGATAGAATACAACGTTAAAGAGGCGGCAAGGGCAATCCTAAACGCCGGTCTGCCCGAGTTCCTTGCCGCAAGACTACTGCTGGGGGTGTAA
- the argB gene encoding acetylglutamate kinase yields the protein METLIEKVSTLLEALPYIREFYGKTVVIKYGGNAMVNEELKEAFAQDVALLKYVGINPVIVHGGGPQIGELLKRLNIETRFVGGMRVTDRETMNVVEMVLVGKVNKEIVKLINSHGGNAVGLSGKDGNLIVAEKIDSREYLSELKAPEIIDLGFVGRVKRVNPDIVTKLLESKFIPVIAPVGIGEDFEAYNINADLVAGEMAAALKAEKLIMLTDVEGIKDKEGRLLKSLRRDQLPQLIADGTVSGGMIPKVKACEAALMGGVKKAHIIDGRVKHSILLEMFTQEGIGTEII from the coding sequence GTGGAAACTCTAATAGAGAAAGTGTCTACCCTGCTCGAGGCGTTACCCTACATAAGGGAGTTCTACGGTAAGACGGTTGTTATTAAGTACGGCGGAAACGCCATGGTGAACGAAGAGCTTAAGGAAGCTTTCGCCCAAGACGTTGCCCTTTTAAAGTACGTGGGAATAAACCCGGTGATAGTTCACGGCGGTGGGCCCCAGATAGGCGAGCTCCTCAAGAGGCTGAACATAGAGACCCGTTTCGTCGGCGGGATGAGGGTTACCGACAGAGAGACGATGAACGTGGTTGAAATGGTGCTTGTCGGGAAGGTTAACAAGGAGATTGTGAAGCTCATAAACTCCCACGGCGGTAACGCCGTAGGCCTTTCGGGTAAAGACGGCAACCTTATAGTGGCCGAGAAAATAGACTCCAGGGAGTACCTGTCGGAGTTGAAGGCTCCGGAGATTATCGACTTGGGTTTTGTGGGGCGGGTTAAAAGGGTCAATCCCGATATTGTCACTAAACTCCTTGAGTCTAAATTTATTCCTGTGATAGCTCCCGTTGGAATAGGTGAAGACTTTGAGGCCTATAACATAAACGCCGACCTTGTAGCCGGAGAGATGGCAGCCGCCCTGAAAGCTGAAAAACTGATAATGCTTACCGACGTGGAGGGGATTAAGGATAAAGAGGGGAGGCTGCTCAAGTCCCTTCGTCGCGACCAGCTTCCTCAGTTAATTGCAGACGGCACCGTTTCGGGAGGGATGATTCCGAAGGTGAAGGCGTGTGAGGCGGCCCTTATGGGAGGGGTTAAGAAGGCCCACATAATAGACGGAAGGGTGAAACACTCCATCCTTTTAGAGATGTTTACTCAGGAGGGTATTGGAACAGAGATAATATAA